In the genome of Anabas testudineus chromosome 4, fAnaTes1.2, whole genome shotgun sequence, one region contains:
- the LOC113152428 gene encoding meprin A subunit beta-like, producing MKTAARLTSETEIDVDEGRDWDIVDINEGAGLDLLEGDIKLEEPLTRNIIIGDKYRWPTTVPYYLEESLEMNAKGVILKAFDQYRLKTCIDFKPWKGEENYISVFNGSGCFSSVGNQRVGKQQLSIGSNCDRLGTVEHEFLHALGFWHEQSRADRDDYVDIMWDKIKPDKKNNFKKHDDTVSTALGVPYDYGSVMHYGKMYFSIGSEPTIVTKIPQFTDVIGQRMGFSATDLTKLNRLYNCTSSSTFVDSCDFEEDNICGTIQGPGTAKWERRSSVRGGPKTDFTNMGQCQGKGYFMHFSTSSAKPGHQAFLESRWLYPNPGVQCLQFFLYSTAAADDVLNIWVREYDQANADGKLKLFKSISGGVKGSWELHNVDLNVTKKARVVFEGVKGKRPSKGGFSLDDINLSSTKCPQHIWHIRNIKGQMAKTPPGKKLFSPRFPSPAGYSFQVGVYLNGKSSNPDYMALYFYLTSGPNDKKLKWPCPWQMATMALMDQQSDIRQQMNMHRMITTDPNKKSSDGTEFFWDDPRKVGSKVTASDGSVYYRGPASGTNTFITHSRLRSRNFIKGDDAIFLFSLEDISHLLKPQPLPDSALHADASLFKAADQGAPEEAVINPKMLGLLKAADQGAPQETVINPNMVGLLKAADQGVPN from the exons AAATTGACGTTGATGAAGGTCGTGACTGGGACATTGTCGACATTAATGAAG gaGCTGGGCTGGACCTGCTGGAGGGAGATATCAAACTGGAAGAA CCATTGACCAGAAACATTATCATAGGAGACAAGTATCGCTGGCCAACAACTGTTCCCTACTACTTGGAGGAGAGTCTGG AAATGAATGCAAAGGGAGTGATACTGAAGGCGTTCGACCAGTACAGACTGAAGACCTGCATTGACTTCAAACCatggaaaggagaggagaactACATCTCTGTGTTTAACGGCAGCGG atgTTTCTCCTCTGTAGGCAACCAGCGTGtgggaaaacagcagctgtctaTTGGTAGTAACTGTGATCGTCTAGGAACTGTTGAGCACGAATTCCTGCATGCTCTGGGCTTCTGGCACGAGCAGTCCAGAGCTGACCGCGATGATTATGTCGACATCATGTGGGATAAAATTAAACCTG ATAAGAAGAACAACTTTAAGAAACATGATGACACAGTGTCCACTGCTCTGGGTGTTCCTTATGATTATGGCTCTGTGATGCACTATGGGAAGATGTACTTCAGCATTGGCTCTGAGCCCACCATTGTCACCAAGATCCCCCAATTCACGGATGTGATTGGTCAGAGGATGGGGTTCAGCGCCACTGACCTAACCAAACTCAACCGCCTCTACAACTGCA CCAGTTCTTCTACCTTTGTGGACAGCTGCGACTTTGAAGAGGACAATATCTGTGGGACGATTCAGGGTCCAGGGACAGCCAAGTGGGAACGGCGCAGTTCTGTGAGGGGAGGACCTAAAACAGACTTCACAAACATGGGACAGTGCCAAG GAAAAGGCTACTTCATGCACTTCAGCACGTCCTCTGCTAAACCTGGTCACCAAGCGTTCCTGGAGAGTCGCTGGCTTTACCCCAACCCTGGAGTCCAGTGTCTGCAGTTCTTCCTCTAtagcactgctgcagctgatgatgtTCTTAATATCTGGGTGCGAGAGTACGACCAGGCCAACGCCGATGGCAAACTGAAGCTCTTCAAGAGCATTTCAG GAGGTGTCAAGGGCTCCTGGGAATTACATAACGTCGATCTAAATGTGACAAAGAAGGCCCGTGTGGTGTTTGAAGGTGTGAAGGGAAAGAGACCATCAAAAGGAGGCTTCTCTCTGGACGACATTAACCTGTCGTCCACAAAGTGCCCTCAGCACATCTGGCACATCCGCAACATCAAGGGCCAAATGGCCAAAACACCACCAGGAAAAAAACTTTTCAGCCCTCGCTTCCCGTCTCCTGCAGGTTACTCCTTCCAG GTAGGTGTGTACCTCAATGGAAAAAGCAGCAATCCAGATTACATGGCCCTCTACTTCTACCTGACCTCAGGGCCTAACGACAAGAAGCTCAAGTGGCCGTGTCCATGGCAGATGGCAACCATGGCTTTGATGGATCAACAGTCGGACATCAGACAGCAGATGAATATGCACCGAATGATCACCACCGACCCTAACAAGAAGTCCTCTGATG GTACTGAGTTCTTCTGGGATGATCCCAGAAAAGTGGGCTCCAAAGTGACTGCATCTGACGGCAGCGTTTATTATCGAGGCCCAGCCTCTGGAACCAACACCTTCATCACCCACAGCAGACTGAGAAGCAGAAACTTCATCAAAGGAGATGACGCCATCTTCCTCTTCAGTCTGGAAG ATATATCCCACCTGCTGAAACCTCAGCCTCTGCCTGACTCTGCACTGCACGCTGATGCCAGTCTGTTCAAGGCTGCAGACCAAGGTGCTCCAGAGGAAGCTGTTATCAACCCCAAGATGTTGGGGCTGCTAAAGGCTGCAGACCAAGGTGCTCCACAGGAAACTGTTATTAACCCCAACATGGTGGGGCTGCTGAAGGCTGCAGACCAAG gAGTACCCAACTAA